One window of Nocardia sp. NBC_00508 genomic DNA carries:
- a CDS encoding class II fumarate hydratase codes for MTEETQYRIEHDTMGEVRVPVDALWRAQTQRAVENFPISGRGLERAQIRALGLLKAACATVNRDLGLLDPAKADAIIAAANEIADGKHDDQFPIDVFQTGSGTSSNMNANEVIASLAKANGVTVHPNDDVNMSQSSNDTFPTATHLAATEAVITDLVPALEHLRLALLDKSTEWRTVVKSGRTHLMDAVPVTLGQEFGGYTRQVAASIDRIMATLPRLGELPIGGTAVGTGLNAPEGFGAKVVAELVRATDIDALREAEDHFEAQAARDGLVEASGALRTIAVSLTKIANDIRWMGSGPLTGLAEIQLPDLQPGSSIMPGKVNPVLPEAVTQVGAQVIGNDAAVAFAGANGAFELNVYIPVMARNLLESIRLLANVSRLFADKCVRGLIANVEHLRTLAESSPSIVTPLNSAIGYEEAAAVAKEALREKKTIRQTVIDRGLLDEKLTEEELDRRLDVLAMAKLKDED; via the coding sequence ATGACCGAGGAGACGCAGTATCGCATCGAGCACGACACCATGGGCGAGGTTCGGGTTCCGGTGGACGCTTTGTGGCGGGCGCAGACCCAGCGTGCCGTGGAGAACTTCCCGATCAGCGGACGTGGCTTGGAGCGCGCGCAGATTCGCGCGCTCGGCCTGCTGAAGGCCGCGTGCGCCACGGTGAATCGTGACCTGGGTCTGCTCGATCCCGCGAAGGCCGACGCGATCATCGCGGCGGCGAACGAGATCGCGGACGGCAAGCACGACGACCAGTTCCCGATCGACGTCTTCCAAACCGGTTCCGGCACCAGCTCGAACATGAACGCCAACGAGGTGATCGCCTCGCTGGCCAAGGCGAACGGTGTCACGGTGCACCCGAACGACGACGTGAACATGTCGCAGTCGTCCAACGACACCTTCCCCACCGCAACCCATCTCGCCGCCACCGAGGCGGTCATCACCGATCTGGTGCCCGCGCTGGAGCACCTGCGGCTGGCGCTGCTGGACAAGTCGACCGAGTGGCGCACCGTGGTGAAGTCCGGCCGCACCCACCTGATGGACGCGGTCCCGGTGACCCTGGGCCAGGAGTTCGGCGGCTACACCCGCCAGGTCGCGGCGAGCATCGACCGCATCATGGCGACGCTGCCGCGGCTGGGCGAGCTGCCGATCGGCGGAACGGCGGTCGGCACCGGGCTGAACGCGCCGGAGGGCTTCGGCGCGAAGGTCGTCGCCGAGCTGGTACGCGCCACCGACATCGACGCGTTGCGCGAGGCCGAGGACCACTTCGAGGCACAGGCCGCGCGGGACGGTCTGGTCGAGGCCTCCGGTGCGCTGCGCACGATCGCGGTCAGCTTGACCAAGATCGCCAACGACATCCGCTGGATGGGCTCTGGCCCGCTGACCGGACTGGCCGAGATCCAGCTGCCCGATCTGCAGCCGGGCAGCTCGATCATGCCGGGCAAGGTGAATCCGGTACTCCCCGAAGCGGTTACCCAGGTCGGGGCACAGGTGATCGGCAACGACGCCGCGGTCGCCTTCGCTGGCGCGAACGGCGCCTTCGAGCTGAACGTGTACATCCCGGTGATGGCGCGCAACCTGCTGGAGTCGATTCGCCTGCTGGCCAACGTCTCCCGGCTGTTCGCGGATAAATGCGTGCGCGGCCTGATCGCCAACGTCGAGCACCTGCGCACCCTGGCCGAGTCCTCCCCCTCCATCGTCACCCCGCTGAACTCCGCGATCGGGTACGAGGAGGCGGCCGCGGTCGCCAAGGAAGCGCTGCGGGAGAAGAAGACGATCCGCCAGACCGTCATCGACCGCGGGCTACTCGACGAGAAGCTGACCGAAGAGGAACTCGACCGCCGCCTGGACGTACTCGCCATGGCAAAGCTGAAAGACGAGGACTAA
- a CDS encoding serine hydrolase domain-containing protein encodes MAGTTSSSSGQGHFGRENGVADGWGKVADAFRANLERNPGEGGAACCVYVGGRQVVDLWDGLADRRANRAWDANTIVQVASTTKGATAICAHLLVQRGLLDLDAPVVKYWPEFGAAGKEEIPVRWLLSHQAGLPLIDGPLTFEQACTWDPVIQALEAQPPLWEPGTEHLYHGVTYGFLVGEVVRRISGKSLGTFFADEIAAPLGLSAWIGLPQQQEQHVAGIEYTAPFTLEELLAGMIETTGLDKDTVTAWINAVWGPDSVQMRAGSLGGALDNSADPTTAYYTTRAWRAAEFPAANGIADAASLARMYAATVSEVDGTRLLDPATVEQATAIQTDKTRMHGLPPELNIPADRSFNMSLGFWRACQPLPMLGPGSFGHPGSGGSIGFADPDAGVGFGYVTNLWNFRPDDPRAASLAEAVRSCLG; translated from the coding sequence ATGGCAGGCACGACAAGCAGCTCATCAGGGCAGGGACATTTCGGGCGCGAGAACGGTGTGGCGGACGGCTGGGGCAAGGTCGCCGACGCGTTCCGCGCGAACCTGGAGCGAAACCCCGGTGAAGGAGGCGCGGCGTGCTGCGTCTACGTGGGTGGCCGCCAGGTCGTCGACCTGTGGGACGGCCTCGCCGATCGCCGGGCGAACCGAGCGTGGGACGCGAACACCATCGTCCAGGTCGCCTCCACCACGAAAGGCGCTACCGCGATCTGCGCCCATCTGCTGGTTCAGCGCGGTCTGCTGGATCTGGACGCGCCGGTGGTCAAGTACTGGCCGGAGTTCGGCGCTGCCGGTAAGGAGGAGATTCCGGTGCGCTGGTTGCTTTCCCACCAGGCCGGCCTCCCGCTCATCGACGGACCGTTGACCTTCGAGCAAGCGTGCACGTGGGATCCGGTCATCCAGGCACTCGAGGCGCAGCCACCGCTTTGGGAGCCGGGCACCGAACACCTCTACCACGGCGTCACTTACGGGTTTCTGGTCGGCGAGGTCGTGCGCCGGATCTCCGGCAAATCGCTCGGCACGTTCTTCGCCGACGAGATAGCTGCCCCGCTCGGGCTGAGCGCCTGGATCGGACTGCCTCAGCAACAAGAGCAACATGTGGCCGGGATCGAGTACACCGCTCCGTTCACCCTGGAGGAGCTGCTCGCGGGGATGATCGAGACTACCGGGCTCGATAAGGACACGGTCACCGCATGGATCAACGCTGTCTGGGGTCCGGACTCGGTCCAGATGCGCGCCGGTTCGCTCGGCGGTGCCTTGGACAACTCGGCAGACCCCACGACCGCGTACTACACCACACGTGCCTGGCGCGCGGCGGAGTTCCCGGCCGCGAACGGGATCGCGGACGCGGCATCGCTGGCACGGATGTATGCCGCCACCGTGAGCGAGGTCGACGGCACCCGGCTGCTCGATCCGGCCACTGTCGAACAGGCGACAGCCATCCAGACCGACAAGACGCGGATGCACGGGCTGCCGCCGGAGCTGAACATCCCGGCCGACCGCTCCTTCAACATGTCGCTCGGATTCTGGCGCGCCTGCCAACCGCTGCCGATGCTCGGGCCAGGGTCGTTCGGCCACCCCGGTTCCGGCGGATCGATCGGTTTCGCGGACCCCGACGCCGGTGTCGGTTTCGGCTACGTCACGAACCTCTGGAACTTCCGGCCCGACGATCCGCGGGCGGCGAGCCTGGCCGAGGCTGTTCGATCCTGCCTCGGCTGA
- a CDS encoding LGFP repeat-containing protein has protein sequence MHDFARRTAGFTAVLAAAGLVAVGCGDDDDTDTGATTTALLTTIMSPTTTAATTTAATTTQDTDQRTPGAAGEETRIATPGGDITVSGDIYDKYVQSGGPTGLLGLPLQAEEQGPDEGEYQDFAGGTIYEARDAEPYVVWGEIRKAWEENGGANGKLGYPISDEKDIPGGKQSDFTGGTITWVDGTITVTPKS, from the coding sequence ATGCACGACTTCGCTCGACGAACGGCTGGATTCACCGCGGTGCTCGCCGCGGCAGGGCTGGTCGCGGTCGGCTGCGGCGACGATGACGACACGGATACCGGTGCCACCACGACCGCCCTGTTGACCACGATCATGTCGCCCACCACTACCGCCGCCACTACCACTGCGGCCACCACGACGCAGGACACCGACCAGCGCACGCCGGGCGCCGCCGGGGAGGAGACCAGGATCGCCACGCCAGGCGGCGACATCACCGTCTCCGGCGACATCTACGACAAGTACGTGCAGAGCGGCGGTCCGACCGGCCTGCTCGGACTTCCCCTGCAAGCCGAGGAGCAAGGCCCCGACGAGGGCGAATACCAGGATTTCGCCGGCGGCACGATCTACGAGGCCAGGGACGCCGAGCCGTATGTCGTCTGGGGCGAGATTCGCAAGGCCTGGGAGGAGAACGGCGGCGCGAACGGCAAGCTGGGCTATCCGATCAGCGACGAGAAGGACATCCCGGGTGGCAAGCAGAGCGATTTCACTGGCGGCACCATCACCTGGGTGGACGGTACTATCACCGTCACGCCGAAGTCGTAA
- a CDS encoding acyl-ACP desaturase, which yields MQTLLTDRELLESLAVDVELILRKHIDAADGWQPHDLVPWDNGRNFAFLGGTDWAPEESELSETAKLALTVSVLIADNLPSYHREVGKYLRTGAWWRWVGRWTAEENRHEILIRNYLMVTRSVDPVELERLRMEHMTKGFRRPAMHLLEVLATCAFEEAASAVRHRNIAALQENPQVTAIAERIALDDELQSVVFADLIAAALDLVPDQTMRAIADRVAGFEIPTVTLPDGRSSDEVLAEAGVYDRAKEGELVFAPLLKRWNVFTRTDFGPDGQLARDELSSGSSASPGL from the coding sequence GTGCAAACTCTCCTGACCGATCGCGAACTGCTCGAATCGCTCGCGGTGGACGTAGAACTGATTCTGCGCAAGCACATCGATGCCGCCGACGGGTGGCAGCCGCACGACTTGGTGCCGTGGGATAACGGGCGCAACTTCGCATTCCTCGGCGGCACCGACTGGGCGCCGGAGGAGTCCGAGCTCAGTGAAACCGCCAAACTGGCCTTGACCGTCTCCGTGCTGATCGCCGACAACCTGCCCTCGTATCACCGTGAGGTGGGCAAGTACCTGCGCACCGGCGCATGGTGGCGCTGGGTCGGTCGCTGGACGGCCGAGGAGAACCGTCACGAGATCCTGATCCGCAACTACCTCATGGTCACCAGGTCGGTCGACCCGGTGGAGCTGGAGCGGTTGCGCATGGAGCACATGACCAAGGGTTTCCGCCGCCCGGCGATGCACCTGCTCGAGGTGCTGGCCACCTGCGCGTTCGAGGAGGCCGCCAGCGCGGTCCGGCACCGCAACATCGCGGCGCTCCAGGAGAACCCGCAGGTCACCGCCATCGCCGAGCGGATCGCGCTGGACGACGAACTGCAGTCGGTCGTCTTCGCCGATCTGATTGCCGCGGCTCTCGACCTGGTGCCGGACCAGACCATGCGCGCCATCGCGGACCGGGTCGCGGGTTTCGAGATCCCCACCGTGACCCTGCCGGACGGCCGCAGCAGCGACGAGGTGCTCGCCGAGGCGGGCGTCTACGACCGCGCCAAGGAGGGCGAACTGGTCTTCGCTCCGCTGCTGAAGCGGTGGAACGTCTTCACCCGCACCGATTTCGGCCCCGACGGCCAGCTGGCCCGCGACGAACTCTCCTCCGGCTCCTCCGCCTCTCCGGGCCTTTAG
- the glpX gene encoding class II fructose-bisphosphatase has protein sequence MTATSPSPSRREAPDRNLALELVRVTEAGAMAAGRWVGRGDKEGGDGAAVDAMRQLVSSVSMRGIVVIGEGEKDEAPMLYNGEAVGDGTGPEVDFAVDPIDGTTLMSKGVPGAISVLAVAERGAMFDPSAVFYMHKIATGPDAADVIDISAPIGENISRVAKAKNSSKSDLTVCILDRPRHAELIQQVRDAGARIRLISDGDVAGAIAAARPDSGTDILVGIGGTPEGIIAAAAMRCMGGALQGMLAPKDDEERQKAIDAGHDLDRVLSTEDLVSGDNIFFCATGITDGDLLRGVRYFGGGASTHSIVMRSKSGTVRMIDAYHRLTKLHEYSSVDFIGDEHAVPPMP, from the coding sequence ATGACGGCAACTTCCCCCAGCCCCAGCCGCCGCGAGGCGCCCGACCGCAACCTCGCACTCGAGCTGGTCCGCGTGACCGAGGCCGGGGCGATGGCCGCGGGCCGGTGGGTCGGACGCGGCGACAAGGAGGGGGGCGACGGCGCCGCCGTCGACGCCATGCGGCAGCTGGTCAGCTCGGTATCCATGCGCGGCATCGTCGTCATCGGCGAGGGCGAGAAGGACGAAGCCCCGATGCTGTACAACGGGGAAGCCGTCGGCGACGGCACCGGCCCCGAAGTGGACTTCGCGGTGGACCCGATCGACGGCACCACGCTGATGTCCAAGGGCGTGCCCGGCGCGATCTCCGTGCTCGCGGTGGCCGAGCGCGGCGCGATGTTCGACCCGTCGGCGGTGTTCTACATGCACAAGATCGCCACCGGCCCCGACGCCGCCGACGTGATCGATATCTCGGCCCCGATCGGCGAGAACATCAGCCGGGTCGCCAAGGCCAAGAACTCCTCGAAGTCCGACCTGACCGTCTGCATCCTGGACCGTCCCCGGCACGCCGAGCTGATCCAGCAGGTGCGTGACGCGGGCGCTCGCATCCGCCTGATCTCCGATGGCGACGTGGCGGGCGCGATCGCGGCCGCCCGCCCGGACTCCGGCACCGACATCCTGGTCGGCATCGGCGGCACGCCCGAGGGCATCATCGCCGCCGCAGCGATGCGCTGTATGGGCGGCGCGCTGCAGGGCATGCTCGCCCCGAAGGACGACGAGGAACGGCAGAAGGCCATCGACGCCGGCCACGACCTCGACCGCGTGCTCAGCACCGAAGACCTGGTCTCCGGCGACAACATCTTCTTCTGCGCCACCGGCATCACAGACGGCGACCTGCTGCGCGGCGTGCGTTACTTCGGCGGCGGCGCCTCCACCCACTCGATCGTCATGCGCTCGAAGTCCGGCACGGTCCGCATGATCGACGCCTACCATCGGCTGACCAAGCTGCACGAGTACTCGTCGGTCGACTTCATCGGCGACGAACACGCCGTCCCGCCGATGCCGTAA
- a CDS encoding PhoH family protein, translated as MDTSVLLSDPWSFTRFGEHDVVLPLVVISELEAKRHHHELGWFAREALRNLDDLRLQYGRLDQQVPIGTEGGTLQVELNHTDPAVLPVGFRTDTNDARILACALNLAAEGREVVLVSKDIPLRVKASAVGLHADEYHAQDVVTSGWSGMVELDVSSSRIDQLYAESVTDLDEARELPCHTGIRLLGASSSALGRVTPDKRVQLVREREAFGLHGRSAEQRIALDLLLDESVGIVSLGGRAGTGKSALALTAGLEAVLERRTQRKVVVFRPLYAVGGQELGYLPGTESEKMGPWAQAVFDTLDGLASREVMEEVLSRDMLEVLPLTHIRGRSLHDSFVIVDEAQSLERNVLLTVLSRLGTGSRVVLTHDVAQRDNLRVGRHDGVAAVIEKLKGHPLFAHITLTRSERSPIAALVTEMLEEYGPNA; from the coding sequence ATCGACACGTCCGTCCTGCTGTCGGATCCTTGGTCCTTCACCAGGTTCGGCGAACACGACGTGGTGTTACCTCTGGTGGTCATCAGTGAACTCGAAGCCAAACGGCACCATCACGAGCTGGGCTGGTTCGCGCGGGAAGCGCTGCGCAACCTGGACGATCTGCGCCTGCAGTACGGCAGGCTGGATCAGCAGGTGCCGATCGGCACCGAGGGCGGAACGTTGCAGGTGGAACTGAACCACACCGATCCCGCGGTCCTTCCGGTCGGGTTCCGCACCGACACCAACGACGCCCGAATCCTGGCCTGTGCGCTCAACCTCGCGGCCGAGGGTCGCGAAGTGGTACTGGTGTCCAAGGACATTCCGCTGCGGGTCAAGGCCAGCGCGGTGGGCTTGCATGCCGACGAGTACCACGCCCAGGACGTGGTCACCTCCGGCTGGTCCGGCATGGTGGAGCTGGATGTCAGCTCGTCGCGGATCGATCAGCTCTACGCCGAGTCGGTGACAGATCTCGACGAAGCGCGAGAACTGCCCTGCCACACCGGCATTCGATTGCTCGGCGCCAGCTCCAGCGCTCTCGGCCGGGTCACCCCGGACAAGCGGGTGCAGCTGGTGCGCGAACGTGAGGCGTTCGGCTTGCACGGTCGCTCCGCCGAACAGCGCATCGCGCTCGACCTACTGCTGGACGAGAGCGTCGGAATCGTCTCGCTCGGCGGGCGGGCCGGCACCGGCAAGTCCGCGCTCGCGTTGACCGCGGGTCTGGAAGCGGTGCTGGAACGGCGAACCCAGCGCAAAGTGGTGGTCTTCCGTCCGCTGTACGCGGTCGGCGGCCAGGAGCTGGGCTACCTTCCCGGCACCGAGAGCGAGAAGATGGGTCCGTGGGCGCAAGCGGTCTTCGACACGCTCGATGGGCTGGCCAGCCGCGAGGTGATGGAGGAGGTCCTCAGCCGCGACATGCTGGAGGTGTTGCCGCTGACCCACATTCGGGGACGGTCGCTGCACGATTCCTTCGTGATCGTGGACGAAGCCCAGTCCCTGGAGCGGAACGTGCTGCTCACGGTGCTCAGCCGGCTCGGAACCGGGTCGCGGGTGGTGCTCACGCACGACGTGGCGCAGCGCGACAATCTCCGCGTCGGCAGGCACGACGGAGTCGCCGCGGTAATCGAGAAGTTGAAGGGCCACCCGCTTTTCGCGCACATCACGCTCACCCGCAGTGAGCGGTCGCCGATCGCGGCGCTGGTCACCGAGATGCTGGAGGAGTACGGCCCCAACGCCTGA
- a CDS encoding helix-turn-helix domain-containing protein: protein MSRNQPEDGPFVGRQIRTIRARRGITQQVLADRVGLSRGAIAKFENGERPVDSRRTLYALAAALGVRVADLTGHPLDQADPSAAAFHAAVGKIEAALWMAGDTTETAEARSLGELAVAARRAGETRLACDFVALGPMLAPLITDCYRHTRSAAEADRVRAWNILASAAFDTAIALRVRGYGALAWTAAQAIEQAAQNTGDTAGLAAAAFARSQVLLSRPGSLSGALGCAEATADKLQSASSSRGELETYGMLHLQCALTAAALGKDAAGHFDEAEETADRLAEAASVGESMMRNPTFGPENVILWRMSAAMETRDPGRVLELAPTIDPNAIEAPSRRAQYFVEIGRAHALQRNYRESLYALLRAEHVGPQHVRGMIHVRELVGHMMRTARRDLTTGELGRLAQRVGVVPA, encoded by the coding sequence ATGAGTCGCAACCAGCCAGAAGACGGCCCATTCGTTGGCCGCCAGATACGCACCATCCGCGCCCGGCGTGGGATAACCCAACAGGTCCTCGCCGATCGCGTCGGCCTCAGCCGGGGCGCAATCGCGAAGTTCGAAAACGGCGAACGTCCGGTCGACTCCCGCCGGACGCTGTACGCGCTGGCCGCGGCGCTCGGGGTGCGCGTCGCGGACTTGACGGGCCATCCACTCGATCAGGCGGACCCGTCGGCGGCGGCGTTCCATGCCGCTGTCGGCAAAATCGAGGCGGCGCTATGGATGGCAGGAGACACAACCGAAACCGCCGAGGCGAGAAGCCTCGGAGAACTGGCGGTCGCCGCTCGCCGGGCTGGGGAAACGCGTCTCGCGTGCGACTTCGTAGCGTTGGGGCCGATGCTGGCTCCTTTGATTACGGACTGCTACCGGCACACGCGCAGCGCGGCCGAAGCCGACCGCGTGAGGGCGTGGAACATCCTGGCTTCGGCCGCGTTCGATACTGCGATAGCGTTGCGGGTACGTGGCTATGGGGCGCTGGCGTGGACCGCCGCGCAGGCAATCGAGCAGGCAGCACAGAACACAGGCGATACGGCGGGGTTGGCAGCGGCGGCGTTCGCGCGAAGTCAGGTGTTGCTGTCGCGTCCGGGTTCGCTCTCTGGCGCCCTGGGGTGCGCCGAAGCCACCGCCGACAAACTTCAGTCGGCCTCGTCGTCTCGCGGCGAGCTGGAGACGTACGGAATGCTCCATCTTCAGTGCGCGTTGACTGCGGCCGCACTGGGCAAAGACGCGGCCGGACATTTCGATGAGGCGGAAGAGACGGCCGACAGGCTCGCCGAAGCCGCCTCCGTTGGCGAGTCGATGATGCGCAATCCCACGTTCGGCCCCGAGAACGTGATCCTGTGGCGCATGTCTGCGGCGATGGAAACGCGCGATCCAGGCCGGGTACTCGAGCTGGCCCCGACGATCGACCCGAACGCCATCGAGGCGCCGAGCCGCCGCGCACAGTACTTCGTGGAAATCGGCCGCGCACACGCCCTACAGCGGAACTACCGCGAATCTCTGTACGCCCTACTGCGTGCCGAACACGTCGGTCCTCAGCACGTTCGAGGAATGATCCACGTCCGGGAGCTGGTCGGACACATGATGCGCACGGCGAGGCGGGATCTCACCACGGGCGAACTCGGCCGACTGGCGCAACGAGTCGGGGTTGTTCCGGCATAG